In Brassica napus cultivar Da-Ae chromosome C2, Da-Ae, whole genome shotgun sequence, the sequence TGTAATAGCTCTCACAAATGTTTGGGTGAGGAAAATAAAACCTCGTTCAGAAAGAGAGTAGCTGCATGTTGATTAGTCATCTCGAGCATCTCCTTATTGAACACCACAAAAGTTGCATAATTATTCCCATCATCAACCAACAATTCAACACGATACCTGTGATTAACGTTAATATGACTGATCTCAATGCCGGAGATcttgacttttttttaaaaaaaactgaggATTTAAAATTATTACCTAACAACGCCGGTGTCATTGGTGTTACCACATTGATACCACACTATTTCTTTGCTGCACTGAGTGCAACAAACGTAGTACCAGCCATGTTGGCCTAAGACGTCAACTATCCGGGCTTTGCAGACAAAATAAGGTTCCTGTGTCTCCAGCAAGAAGAAAGATATTTAAGTCTATATTATAATTTGAAGGGGGTAGAGATTTTATGACTATGTTGTAAGCATGTATATATGATTAACCTGGTCGGTAGGATTGGAGAGGAAGTAGCTGAGATCTCCAATTGAGCTAAGGGGCCAGGTAGCGTTCTCCGTGTTGTCGTCGAAATTGGTGACTGCACCTCTCAAGCTGGAATAGAAATGGtgtgattgtttaattaggCACACATCAAACATAGTTTAAATCATAAAAAGGGAAATTGTACCTCATTGTAAAGTCTGTGATGGCTTGGAGAGTGGGGCTGAAAAAACACTTGGTTGCTGGGGTGGAGCTAAGGTATAGCTTATCTGTATAATGAGAATTAGTTGGTTAATTAATTCATCAATTTAATTTCCATAGTTTTTCTATCTAACTTGCCTCCTATTTTTTCTGGGGCCACACTTGTGACCACCATAACAGTGTAGGCTTTCTCTCCTGAGTTTAAGACTGCCTTAAACGTTGCTGCAGCTGTGTCCCATAAAGACACGTCCACTTCGATGTTCCTGTCACGAATTTACGTAGACATGCTTCATCATGGAGAGCATAAGTAATAGTATTCAAATTAAGAGATATGAGTGTACAGTGTACATACGGGGCAATGCGAAGACGTATGAGAAGTGGGGAAATGACTTCAGCGTTCTTAAGGTCATAACCTTTGACCATTTGGATTTGACCAACAACATCTGAAATTAGATGaaaagcttaagttgtttagtttttagtttataatatattaagaAGGAATGTTAGAAGAGTTAAGTATGAAATTTGTTGGAAACATACCAGGGAGTTCTAAATTGGTGTTGGCAAGGATCTGGAGTTGTTCATAGTTGCGAACCATGAATTTTTGTTGGCTGATATGAGGACAATTGTTGATGATTGGATCAATCGTTGTTTCTTCGAGGAATCGGATTAGGAAGGTATGCTCTGTACTCTTGTACATATGTGGGCATATTCCAACTTCAAAGTGGGCAACTCTGTAGATGTCACCTTCTTGTAAGGATCGACGGTAGTGATTGGCCTGTTCAGCAGGAATGATGCCGTTGATCATAGAATCCTACAGAATTTTATGATGAGTTAAACTCAAGTACTTCTAAAGTTTAACAAAACCGATatcgatgtacaaagcttgttGGGGAAGATTAGTATACCTTCTCATCAAGGAAAAGCAAAGTGATTCCCTTGAATTCACCGGGGTTGCTGAAATTTGAGGAGTCCCAAAAACGGAGCAGGCGGGCATGGATAGATTGAGAAGATCTACCCAGACGAAGCGCAGCGAAGGGGGAGTGAGGAAGAGGTTGTTGAGAATCGATAGTAGCAGACGAAGCCATTTCGCAATTTTGAGGAAGGAGGATATCAGAAACGGGATCAGTAGGTTGATCTTCCTCTTATAATTCTCTAATTTATATAGTTCCAGTTCAACTGACGGTTTCATTTTCTGATACGGGAGATGGAGAGTTGAGGTTTGAATTGTTTGAAAtgaatttagattttattgtgGGATTTATGACGATAATGAACGGAAGTATACAGATCGATTGGGagataaagtttaaaaatttaaagagttttgaggcaaagaagaagaagaagaagaggagaagttGAATGAAAAACTAATTTGTTAAACGTTGAAACAGCAGAGTTTGCCTATGGAAGTCGTAAACTATGAGAAGATATTATTAATAgatatttcaattaaaaatttatcaatacGGGTTGGTTGgttctataattaaaataccaacAAAATACCCGTAATATTTTAGGGCTGATTcgttctataaataaaataccgACTAAATATCCGTAATATTTTAGGATTCATATTGTCCCCAGTCGGATTCGGATATCTAATGTCTGAAAACAACATGACATATTCAACTCTATTATATTGATTTGAAACATATATTTGTTAAATTGAACcaaatatctttttaataaattatgaataattaaattaaaacatgttaaaaatatttaaattaaaatttgaaagcctcatatttctttaaaactatAGTTTTGGATACACATGTATTTAAATCGGGTACATAACTGTTTTTTCTAGGTTGGATctattaagatttatttttaggGGGCTATGTCTATTCGGTTCGGTAGTTTCAGGTCTGGTTCTGTTGTGAAAAAGAAATTTGGACCAACagtatttgttaattttagttTCGGTTCCGGGTTGGATTCCTGGGGGTCAGTGCTGGGTCGGTTTTTCAGGTCCAAATGAAAAGGCCATATCTGAGTGTTGGTTAACTATTCGAAAGAAAAAAGTTAATATAATGAGTCgtaaatttatttttgcatGAAAGTTTTGGAAATGTTGTGTGGACCTTTTCGACGTAATGAGAGTGTTTATTTTACATGCTTATTATAGAAATACTTATACCTATAATATTAATGGTGaagatttattaattatttagtgCATTAAGTTACCGTAAAAGTGTGCATCCATGGTGTAGCAATCTAGATTAAATATAACTTTGATCAAACTAACGGATTCATTTATCCATACTAAGCATATTCCGGCTGATTTACCACCAATTTTCtctatattaaatcaattttttttacgaaaCAGTACTCTTAGgtttatgaatcaaatttaacCCGTCAAAGATTCATTAATAATccagaaaagaagaaaatatccATGGAAATCAAAACGATAACGACAGAGATCAAAGCTCATAATGAGAAGCATAGCTAGtagaagtttttttaaaaaaagacatATAAGACTGATGACGGGTTTGTAGGAATATGTTTTCCCAATTAAACTATAACAAAAGTTTAAGTGGATGTCTAAAACAACGTACGGTTCAATTAATAGGCGGACAACAACCCTGCTTGTGGCTGTTTGGTTTCTGAGATCGGACCCCTGCACAGATCTTATCTCACCAACAACATCTGCGAATCAGAAAATTACTTTAGCAATCAACATTATGATGAAATTCAAAGTTGCgcggagaaaaaaaaagacctgGTAGCTCTAAACTGGTGTTCGCAAGCACTTGAAGCTGTTCGTAACGCCTAACCATAAACTTGTCCAACTTGATCACAGGGGCGTCCGTTTGGACCTCAACAACACGCGTTGAAGGAATGAACCGGATGACGTACTGATGCTCAGTAATCTTATACGTGTGAGCCACCCTTGCCACGTCAAGACGGTCCAATCTGACAATAGAACCGGTTTTCAAAGAGAACCAGTAATGGTTGGCCCGATTAGCTGGAATGAAACCGTGAATCACCGAGTCCTGTAAGAAGTAAAAGAAGATTAATAGTCTTTCATTACAACAATCCGAAAAGCAAAAAGTTGGATCAGAAACAATCCTTACTAATTCATCGAGGAGTAGAATTGTTATCCCCATAAACTCTCCATTCTTGCTAATGTTCCGGGAATCCCAAAACCGGATGAGTCGACCAACAACAGATTGAGCAGATCTTCCAAGACGAAGAGAGTCGAACGTGGGGTTGCCGACGGCGGCGTTAACGACTGGAGTTACGGATGAAGCCATTATCGTTACGAATTCAGAAACAGGATGACAAAGGGGAGGAAAAAAGTAGCGAGGAGGGCGATACCTGATTTCATGAAGAATCTATATATATGGTCTTCTGGATGCGTTAGAGGTTGACGTTTTGTCGTCCGAGGAACTTAAGACAGCCATAAAGATCAAGTTAATCCGATAAGACCGAAGAGGAATCGACCATAGGTGAAGGATCTGGAAGAAGGCGAGGGGTCGGTCTTTCTTCTCACCAAAACGCAGGAGCAACCCTTAAGCCCATTCAATAGCTATGAACAAACACGAAGCCCATTTCATTTAGCCCACGCGGTTtgggaaaaaataataataaggtgGGACCCACTAAGTGTACACGTGGACACCTTAAGGAGCCTTGAAAGTGTCCTATTATAATGTTGATTTACCAACTATTTTACTCATAAGTTTTCTTGACATAATGCTTTTGCAAATGATTTACCAATTTCAATCTCATTTATAACAActactctatatatatgtaacaaacGTTCTTTATGAGTGACACTTCAGAACTAAGAAACAATTATAGAGTCAATATCATGTTTTGACAAGGTATCAGATCCACAGGCAAAGTTGGAGACTATGATGCAAAGAAAAAGTAACCTTTTCCATTAGATAAACTAAAGAAAGCTCTTGAATTGATCAGACTATATATACCACAGCCGGAGGACAAGCCACAACAAGGAAGCagaaataattaactaaaatctATCTCAAACCCCAAAACTTTTTAGAAGCTAGGAACgcaaacaaatgataaaatcaGTTGCATGATCCATTGTTTCGATGCTCATCATGGAGAGCAGTAAAATCGCTAGCTATCCACTGTCTCAGTCCGTTCATTATCAATCCTCTGTAGCACCCAACGTGGCAAAAAGCTCATCGTTAGACTACCAGATTGGTTTACTTGGCCTAAAAGATACCCACAAGTAGTTGATTTAGCCAAAGTCTTTCACTGCAACGTTTTGTTGTTAATGCACCGTCACTAAGGACAACAGACTTGTGGTTTGTGGGAAAACCAGATGGATCAAAATCAAAACTGGTTACAAGAGATGCTCTACGTTTTCTCTAGTCGTTTTcctatttctctttttttttcattcgaAAACCATATACACTTTCTCTAAAACGTTAATCTACATATTCTTTATCTAAGCTTCACCGACTATCTTTGGTGAAATTTCTTCTCCGGTAAAGACTAATCTTCCCCTGTAGTCTCGGTTCAGTGTTTTGAACATCTctaaccacaaaatcccaacgaaCAAACATCAATCATCGGTCGACAATATCGCAACTTCCGCCTCACAAATCCTAATTGCCAACCTCCGATGTTCCTTGTCTCCACCATGacaaatcactacaagaaaacatattttttacgagggcaatattcgttgtaaattcgtcgtaaatggggttttacgacgaattaacctcGAAATACGTTTCGTTGTAAAACGTCCGTCTTAACggagatttcgtcgtaaacgacttgTTATGTTTACGACAAaaataattcctcgtaaagcgcagggcaAGGTTTCATCGTAAACGAGACGTAACTTTTCGTGGTAAACTCCACGTAACTCTTTCGATGTAAAGCATACGTAAATATTTTCGTTGTAAAGAACACATAAACTTTTCGATGTAAAACCTTCGTAAatctttcgatgttaatcactcgtaagaATTTACAAGAAGTTTACATCGAttcttattattaatatatatattgaatttattttgaatttatttaatattcagaatttaaaataatttaaattttaaaacgaaatatgaaaatgaaaaaaatattttaaaaaagcatttaaaagtcatacaataatatttaaattcataatacaaatagaaatataaaaaaaactacatattctcgaagtagtcggtggggttgctcggctgttgacgggttggatcagactcttggggatctcgtactggcaacccaagagcggctcgtctctcactcaacattctctgcataaccgggtttcccacggccatcatctctagcaaatcctcaagagagtctaaacgaacctgctggttatccattcgagctttcatctgagcagtctcttcatcccgtctcgaagtgtatgacgaagttgtcctttcaacttcgttaacagagcctataccgactatccgtcccttctttttaggagccacctataaaataaaaacatatattaatatagttaattatgttaaaatattaaaaataatgtaaacaaaaattttaagttgtacctcctcgaagattctgtcggcctcttcggtggacaatgtgactggtaatccatcgggagactcctgggttagttgcgtctcccgttcttcaagaTCTTGGTTCTGGAGTTCTTCGCAATCTTCATTTTCTTCTCGAGAGTGATCTGCGTTCTGTTTTTGCTTTCTTTCCTTCATTGACCTTTGATTTGTGTTCTCTTTTCACAcaattgttttctttctttgcgAATCACAATTTCTTTGCGATTTCGATTTCTTGAATCAAATCATCTTTACGGTTACGATGAGTTCGGCAGCTGATGAGATTCATCGACCGTCACCGTCTTTAAAAGATCCTAACTCCAATCCTCTCTACGTTCATCATGCCGATCACGCTGGTATTGCTCTTGTATCTGAGAAACTAGCGGGTCTAGGTAACTTCAACACTTGGCGTAGATCAGTGCTTATGGCTTTAGGAGCTAGGAACAAAGCTGTATTTGTTGATGGAACTTTTACGGAAGTAGATATGAGTCATCCGGATTATGCATCTTGGTCTCGTTGCAATAACATTGTTTGTACTTGGATCGTGAATGCTGTGGAGAAATTGATTGCGAAGAGCATCATGTACCTGACTACAGCAAGGCAGATGTGGTGGACATTCATGATCAGTTCAAACAGAGTGATGGACCAAGGACAGCAGAGATTAAGCAGCAAATCTTTACGGAGACGCAAGGTTCTTAGAGTGTCAGTGACTACTATACGAAGTTGAAGCAGCTCTGGGAGGAGTTGAAAAATCATGAGAGCCCTTACACTTGTCGCTGTAGCCGTCTGGATTGTCCTAGCCTCAAGAGGATTATTGATCGTGATGAGCAAGATCGCATTTTGAAGTTTCTTACAGGTCTTAATGAGACATTCACCGCGACTAGAGGTCAGATCCTCATGATGGAGCCAAAGCCTAATATCAACAAGGTGTTCAACCTCATCTGTCAGGAGGAAAGGCAACGTTCGATGAAAAGCACAAGCACTGTTGCCTTCAATGTGTCTCACACAGCTCCTGATGCAGCACTTGTGGCAGCTTATTC encodes:
- the LOC106381729 gene encoding uncharacterized protein LOC106381729, with the protein product MASSATIDSQQPLPHSPFAALRLGRSSQSIHARLLRFWDSSNFSNPGEFKGITLLFLDEKDSMINGIIPAEQANHYRRSLQEGDIYRVAHFEVGICPHMYKSTEHTFLIRFLEETTIDPIINNCPHISQQKFMVRNYEQLQILANTNLELPDVVGQIQMVKGYDLKNAEVISPLLIRLRIAPNIEVDVSLWDTAAATFKAVLNSGEKAYTVMVVTSVAPEKIGDKLYLSSTPATKCFFSPTLQAITDFTMSLRGAVTNFDDNTENATWPLSSIGDLSYFLSNPTDQEPYFVCKARIVDVLGQHGWYYVCCTQCSKEIVWYQCGNTNDTGVVRYRVELLVDDGNNYATFVVFNKEMLEMTNQHAATLFLNEVNVGLDDKLPQCVSGLEGQTFVFHIRVKPCNSTQNYSPFTVSAISHNIDTKDFNIKESPCVDLRCDEPSTPPPANNTLTAEVEEGERSQGRTHGQRNGVTCPHLNFTFPLVICMKYESAPI
- the LOC106379630 gene encoding uncharacterized protein LOC106379630 isoform X2 → MKSVVNAAVGNPTFDSLRLGRSAQSVVGRLIRFWDSRNISKNGEFMGITILLLDELDSVIHGFIPANRANHYWFSLKTGSIVRLDRLDVARVAHTYKITEHQYVIRFIPSTRVVEVQTDAPVIKLDKFMVRRYEQLQVLANTSLELPDVVGEIRSVQGSDLRNQTATSRVVVRLLIEPYVVLDIHLNFCYSLIGKTYSYKPVISLICLFLKKLLLAMLLIMSFDLCRYRFDFHGYFLLFWIINESLTG
- the LOC106379630 gene encoding uncharacterized protein LOC106379630 isoform X1, which encodes MASSVTPVVNAAVGNPTFDSLRLGRSAQSVVGRLIRFWDSRNISKNGEFMGITILLLDELDSVIHGFIPANRANHYWFSLKTGSIVRLDRLDVARVAHTYKITEHQYVIRFIPSTRVVEVQTDAPVIKLDKFMVRRYEQLQVLANTSLELPDVVGEIRSVQGSDLRNQTATSRVVVRLLIEPYVVLDIHLNFCYSLIGKTYSYKPVISLICLFLKKLLLAMLLIMSFDLCRYRFDFHGYFLLFWIINESLTG